A window of the Sabethes cyaneus chromosome 1, idSabCyanKW18_F2, whole genome shotgun sequence genome harbors these coding sequences:
- the LOC128733120 gene encoding diphosphomevalonate decarboxylase: protein MYSVTCVAPVNIAVIKYWGKRDEDLILPLNDSVSATLSTDHLCTRTTVTTSEIYLENKIVLNGKEESFGNPRLLRCLEEIKKRAQAANQCKPEMLKWNIHVKTENNFPTAAGLASSASGYACFVYALSCLYGIEKDEISSIARLGSGSACRSLHSGFVQWQKGTLIDGSDSIAAQLADHQFWPEMRIIVLVVNDSRKKTSSTGGMSTSVKTSKLLKYRAETCVPQHTKELVEALYRKDFEIFGKVTMQDSNQFHAVCLDTYPPCVYMNDVSHAIVDMVHKFNERKGSISLAYTFDAGPNACLYLLEKDVAEVLATINQVFPNDKCSSPEYIKGIKVDTAMLPQADPYFAANERNLLKYIIYTKVGEGPKRIE from the exons ATGTACTCTGTAACGTGCGTTGCGCCAGTTAACATCGCTGTGATAAAATACT GGGGTAAGCGTGATGAAGATCTTATTCTACCACTCAACGATTCCGTCAGTGCTACTCTGTCTACGGACCAT ctttGTACAAGAACAACAGTTACTACTAGTGAAATTTATCTGGAAAATAAAATTGTGCTCAATGGTAAAGAGGAATCATTCGGTAACCCACGATTGCTAAGATGCCTCGAAGAAA TAAAAAAACGTGCACAAGCAGCGAATCAATGTAAGCCAGAAATGTTAAAATGGAATATTCATGTGAAGACTGAAAACAATTTTCCAACTGCTGCTGGTTTAGCTTCCAGTGCCTCGGGGTATGCATGTTTCG TATACGCCCTCTCTTGCTTATACGGAATAGAGaaagatgaaatttcttcaatcGCTCGTCTAGGCAGCGGTTCGGCATGCCGTAGTTTGCACTCAGGTTTTGTGCAGTGGCAAAAAGGGACTCTGATCGACGGCAGCGACTCGATTGCTGCCCAACTGGCTGATCACCAGTTTTGGCCAGAAATGCGAATTATTGTTTTAGTGGTTAACGACTCCCGCAAGAAGACTAGCTCTACTGGTGGAATGTCTACCAGTGTAAAAACGTCGAAACTACTTAAATATCGAGCGGAAACTTGTGTTCCTCAGCATACAAAGGAATTAGTTGAG GCTCTTTACAGAAAGGATTTCGAGATTTTCGGAAAAGTCACCATGCAAGATAGTAATCAGTTCCATGCAGTGTGCCTAGACACTTATCCACCATGTGTGTATATGAACGATGTTTCCCATGCTATAGTTGACATGGTGCACAAATTCAATGAACGGAAGGGCAGCATAAGTTTGGCTTACACATTTGATGCTGGTCCAAATGCGTGCCTTTATTTGTTGGAAAAGGATGTTGCTGAGGTATTAGCCACGATTAATCAGGTGTTTCCAAATGACAAATGCAGCAGTCCTGAGTATATAAAAGGAATAAAAGTAGATACAGCAATGCTACCACAGGCTGATCCATATTTTGCTGCCAATGAGCGAAACTTGTTGAAGTATATCATTTATACTAAAGTAGGCGAAGGTCCAAAACGCATCGAATAG